The following is a genomic window from Candidatus Binataceae bacterium.
CGGTGCCGGTCGAAGAGTTGCTCCGCGATCTCCGCCGCCTGGCCTCCGACGCGCGCAAGCCGCTGCAGCGCGTCGAAGGTGATGCAACAGCGAATCTCGGCATCACCGTCGCGCAGAACGAACTGCACGGTCCGCGAGAGTGGGTCCGCGCTCCGATCGATGCGCGCGCCGCTGGGCGTGTTCTCCCAATTACCCAACTTCTTCCCCCACTACCTAAACGCGCAAAATCTTACCGATGACATCCGCAGTGTCCATACCGGTGTGCTCCCGAGAGGCGTTCCGCAGTCGGATTTTCCCGCAGAAGTTTGCAGGACTCGGCCGCAGAGCGACCCAAAGCCCCTCTTAT
Proteins encoded in this region:
- a CDS encoding DUF1488 family protein; this encodes MGNWENTPSGARIDRSADPLSRTVQFVLRDGDAEIRCCITFDALQRLARVGGQAAEIAEQLFDRHRRDIELMALTRYAAGDFAGGVVRIDVNDLRLPANEP